Within the Herbaspirillum sp. RTI4 genome, the region ACACATAACGAACATTCAACGAACACTCAACAAACACTCAACTGACACGCTACTGACTAATAAACTGCGCTCAATCATTACCTGCATGACGCTTGTTCAGAGCCCCCGCAAGGCGCAAAAAACAGACCTCATACTTACATATCAAAAACCCAGCTGTCAATTCATTTGCGGAATAACGGTTCGTCTTGCGAAATAGAATGGGTGCAAAAGTAGTTACCAGACCAACAACCATATTCCTTTCCCCTCACCCTCAATCCATTTGCACCATCCTGATGCATCTCGTAACCCGGATGGGACTCCAGTAGAATTTCCCACCTTGCCCGACAAAATAAGGTATCGTTCCACATGGTTTTATTTTGCGAACCGCTGTTCCGCAGTGCGAACACACCCGATTCTATCTAATCCCGGAGACTGATTCCCATGACCCTGCCCCAAGCCAGCGACATTGTTACCCGCGAATTGCGCGGCGATATCCTCCTCGTCACGATCAACCAGCCGCCCGTCAATGCGCTTGGCGTCGATGTGCGTCGCGGTCTGCTCGTCGCCATCGAAGCCGCCGATGCCGACGCCGCCGTCCGCGCAGTCGTGATTGTGGGTGCAGGACGCAACTTTATCGCCGGTGCCGATATACGCGAATTCGGCAAACCACCGCAAGCGCCCTCGCTGCCGGATGTCTGCAACCGCATTGAAGCCTGTAGCAAACTGGTGATCGCCGCCATCCACGGCGCAGCGCTGGGCGGCGGACTGGAAGTCGCGCTCGCCGCGCACTACCGCCTGGCCATTGCGGGAGCCAAACTCGGACTGCCCGAAGTCCAGCTCGGCCTCTTGCCCGGCGCAGGCGGCACGCAACGCACACCGCGTCTGCTTGGTGCCAAGGCCGCGCTGGACCTGATCCTCAGCGGCCGTCACATCGGCGCGGAAGAAGCGCTGACGCTAGGACTGATCGACCGCATCGGCAATAGCACGGATATCGCCGCAGAAGGCCTGAGCTATGCGCAGGAATTGCTCACTAACCAAGCCCCGGTACGCCGCACCCGCGACGCCGCCGGACTGGCCGACAAAGACGCTGGCCGAATCGCCATCGATGCTGCGCGCAAGGAAACGGCCAAAAAATCCCGCGGTCTGTTTTCTCCATTAAAAATCGTCGATGCCGTCGAAGCCGCACAAGACCTCGTGTTTGATGCGGGCATGCAACTTGAACGCACCCTGTTCCTGCAATGCCTCGACAGCCCGCAACGCGCCGGTCTGATTCACGCCTTTTTCGCTGAACGCGAAGTGCTCAAAGCGCCCGAAACCCGCAGCGCCACACCGCGCGCCATTGCCAGTATCGGCGTGGTCGGCGGCGGCACCATGGGTGCCGGGATTACCGTCGCGGCGCTGGATGCTGGCTTGCCGGTGGTCATGATAGAACGCGACGAAGCCGCACTGACACGCGGCCGCGCCAACGTCGAGAAAGTCTACGATGGCCTGATCGCCAAAGGCCGTCTGAGTGCCGACGCCAAAGCCGCCACCCTGCTCCGCTTCAGCGGCAGCACCGACTACGCCGCACTGGCGCAAGCCGATCTGGTAGTCGAAGCGGTCTTTGAAGATATCGCCGTCAAGCAAGCACTGTTTAGCGAACTCGACCGGGTCTGCAAACCCGGCGCGGTGCTGGCCACCAATACCTCTTACCTCGATATCGACCTCATGGCCGCCGGTATTTCGCGTCCGGCAGATGTGATCGGCCTGCACTTTTTCTCGCCGGCCAACATCATGAAACTGCTGGAAATTGTGGTGCCGGCCAAGGTTTCGGCCGACGTCGTTGCCACCGCTTTCGAGTTTGCGAAAAAACTGCGCAAGGTGCCGGTGCGTGCCGGTGTCTGCGACGGCTTCATCGGCAATCGCGTGCTGGCGGTGTACCGTCAGGCGGTCGATGCCATGATGGAAGACGGTGCCTCTCCTTACCAGATCGATACGGCAATACGCAACTTCGGCTATCCGATGGGCCCGTTCCAGGTGGTCGATCTGGCCGGTGGCGATATCGGCTGGGCCGCGCGCAAGCGCCGCGCACCGACCCGCAATCCTGAAGCGCGCTACGTGCAGATTCCCGACCGCCTTTGCGAGCGCGGCTGGTTCGGTCAGAAAACCGGACGCGGCTATTACCTCTATCCAGACGGTGCGCGCACCGGTGTGGCCGATCCTGAAGTAGAAGCCATCATCGATGCCGAACGCCTGCGCGCCGGTATTGCCCCACGCAGTTTTACCGACGAAGAAATTCTTCGCCGTTACATGGCGGCCATGATTAACGAAGGCGCGAACGTAGTGCATCAGGGCATTGCCCTGCGCCCGCTCGATGTCGACATTACTTTCCTGCACGGCTACGGTTTCCCGCGCTATCGCGGCGGCCCGATGAAATATGCCGACACGGTCGGTCTGCCAACCATCCTGGCCGACATCCGCGCTTTCGCCAAGGAAGACCCCCTGTTCTGGCAAGCCTCGCCGCTGTTGATCGATCTGGTCGAGCGCGGCGCTAATTTCGACAGTCTTAATCAATCCAAATAATCAATACTACAAACCAGAACTTACGCAAAAGCCCTCTGGCTAGGCGCATTGCCGCAGACAGTGCAAGCAGCAGGGCAAGGCGATGCAACAACGCCAGCGCGCTGTTGCGTAAGTTCTAACAAACAAAGAAAGTCAACGTTATGCGTGAAGCCGTCATCGTTTCCACCGCCCGTACGCCAATGACCAAGGCGCACCGGGGCGAATTCAATATCACCTCCGGCGCGGCACTGGCCGCGTTTGCGGTACGCGCCGCCGTCGACCGTGCCGGCATCGACCCCGCGCAAATCGAAGACGCCCTTCTCGGCTGCGGCTATCCCGAAGGCACTACCGGCCGCAACATCGCTCGTCAGGCCATTATTCGCGCCGGTCTGCCGATTTCGATTGCGGGCGCCACCGTCAGCCGTTTCTGCGCTTCCGGCCTGCAAGCCATCGCCATGGCCGCCGGCCGCATCGTGGTTGATGGCGCTCCCGTCATGATCGCAGGTGGGCTGGAAAGCATCTCGCATCTGCGCACGCGGGAAACAGGCGACAGCGGCATCGATCCCTGGATCGCCACGCACAAACCGGCGCTATACATGTCGATGATCGACACCGCCGACATCGTGGCCGCACGCTATGGCATTAGCCGCGAAGCGCAAGACCGCTTCTCCGCCGAAAGCCAGCGCAAGACGGAAGCGGCGCAAATGGCCGGTCGCTATCGCGATGAAATTATTAGCTGCACCACCACCATGGCTGTCACCGACAAGGACACCGGCGTCGTGTCGCACCGCGAAGTCAGTGTCGATGCCGACACCTGCAACCGGCGCGGCACCACCTATGAAGGTCTGGCCAAACTGGCTCCGGTGATGGGCGCGGACAAATTCGTCACTGCCGGCAATGCCTCGCAACTTTCCGACGGCGCATCGGCCTGCGTGATGATGGAAGCCAAAGACGCCGAACGCGCCAACCTGCAACCGCTGGGCGTGTTTCGCGGACTGGCGCTGGCGGGCTGCGAGCCGGATGAAATGGGTATAGGCCCGGTGTATGCCGTGCCGAAACTGCTGGCGCGCCACGGCCTGACGGTCGATGACATCGACCTGTGGGAACTCAACGAAGCCTTCGCCTCGCAATCGATTTACTGCCAGCAACGACTGGGCATTCCCGATGAGCGACTCAACGTCAACGGCGGCGCGATTTCAATCGGCCATCCGTTCGGCATGACCGGTGCGCGACTGGTCGGCCATGTTTTGCTGGAAGGTCGTCGGCGTGGCGCGAAATACGCGGTCGTCACCATGTGTATCGCCGGCGGCATGGGTGCGGCAGGCTTGTTTGAAATTTATGGTGCATAAGCATAAGCATAAGCAGCATCCGAAACAGATACTGAAATAGCGGTTCCTTATTAAAGAAGAATGAAGGGAAATTGGCATGGATTTGAATTTCACCCCCGAAGAAGAAGCCTTTCGCAGCACAGTGCAAGCCTTTCTGGCCGAGCGCTTGCCTGCCCGTCTGTCCGACAAAGTGGCGCACGGCAAGCATCTGTCGAAAGCCGAGATGCAGGAATGGCACAACACACTGAACACCCAGGGCTGGCTCGCCAATCATTGGCCGGAGCAATACGGCGGTCCCGGCTGGAGCGCGACGCAGAAATTCATTTTCGAGCATGAGTGCTGCCTGGCCAATGCGCCACGCGTGGTGCCGTTCGGCGTCAATATGCTGGGGCCGGTGCTGATCAAATACGGTAACGAAGCGCAAAAAAATTACTGGCTGCCGCGCATTCTCAACGGTGACGACTGGTGGTGTCAGGGTTACTCCGAACCGGGTGCCGGTTCCGATCTGGCGGCTGTCAAGACCATGGCCGTGCGCGATGGCGACCACTATGTCGTCAACGGTCAGAAAACCTGGACTACGCTGGGCCAGCACGCCAACATGATTTTCTGTCTGGTGCGCACCGACCGCGAGGCCAAGAAGCAGGCCGGCATCAGCTTCCTGTTAATCGACATGAACACGCCCGGCGTGGATATCCGTCCCATTATCACGCTCGACGGCGAGCATGAAGTGAACGAAATCTTTTTCACCGATGTGCGGGTGCCACTGGCCAACCTGGTCGGCCAGGAAAACGATGGCTGGACCTGTGCCAAATTCTTGCTGACGTACGAACGCACCAATATTGCGGGCGTCGGTTTTTCAGTCGCGGCGCTGGCGCGGCTCAAGCGTATCGCCGCGCAGCAAAGACGCAACGGCAGGCCGCTGAGTGAAGACCCGACGTTTGCCGCGCGTATGGCGCGGGTGGAAATCGATCTGGAAAACATGAAGACCACCAATCTGCGCGTGATCGCTGCGGTCGCCGGTGGCGGCGCGCCGGGTGCGGAGAGTTCGATGCTGAAAATCTGCGGCACCGAAATCCGTCAGGAAATCAGCTCGCTCACGCGCCGTGCCATGGGCCCACATGCACGGCCGTTCATCATCGAGGCGCTGGAAAGCGATTACACCGGCCAGCACATCGGCCCCGAAGCAGCGGCCAGTGCAGCGGCGCAGTACTTCAATAATCGCAAACTCTCGATCTTCGGCGGCTCCAACGAAATCCAGAAAAATATTATTTCCAAGATGATTCTTGGCTTGTGAGGAGACGAACATGAATTTTGAACATACCGAAGAACGGCGCATGCTGGCCGATAGCCTCAATCGTTTCATTGCCGAGCAATACGACTTCGATACCCGCGACGGCATTGTCAAATCACCACAAGGTTTCAGCGCCTCGCTGTGGCAGCAGTTCGCCGAACTGGGCGTGCTGGGTGCTTTGTTCCGTGAATCCGATGGCGGCTTCGGCGGCGAAGGTTTCGATATTGCCGTGGTCTTTGAAGCATTGGGACGCGGGCTGGTGGTCGAGCCTCTGCTCGGCAGCGCGATACTGGCCGGCGAAGCGATTGCCGCTGCCGGCAATGTCGCACAGCAAGCGCTGCTGGCCGGGCTGATCGACGGCAGCCGCATCGCGGCTTTCGCGCATGACGAGCCGGAGAGTCATTACGAACTGGCGCGGATCAATACGCGTGCGCAATCAAGCACCGACGGCTGGATTCTCAACGGCGTGAAATGCGTGGTGCAGCAAGGCGAGCAGGCACAACTGTTCATCGTCTCGGCACGCACGGCGGGAGAAATCGATGACGAAGCCGGCATTTCTCTCTTCATCGTTGCCGCCGATACGCCGGGACTGACCGTGCGCGGCTGCCCCAGCATCGATGGCGGGCGCGTTGCCGAACTGACGTTCACCGATGCAAGACTGCCTGCCGATGCCTTGCTTGGTGTCGAACATCAAGGCTATGCCACACTGGAACGTGTCGTCGGCCGCGGCATTCTGGCGCTCTGCGCGGAAGCACTGGGGGCGATGGAAGCGGCCAAGGAAGCCACGCTCGACTATCTGCGCACGCGCAAACAATTCGGCATGCTGATCGGTAGTTTTCAGGCGCTGCAACACCGTATGGCCACGCTGCTGCTGGAAATCGAACAAGCGCGTTCCGCCGTCATCAATGCCGCCGCCGCGCTCAACGCAGACCGTTTCACGCGGGAACGCGCGCTGTCGGCCGCCAAGGTCAGCATCGGCCGCATCGGTACGCTGGTGGCGGAAGAAAGCATTCAGTTACACGGCGGCATCGGCATGACATGGGAATTGCCGCTGGCGCATTACGCCAAACGGCTGGTGATGATTGACCATCAACTGGGCGATGAAGACCACCATTTGCAGCGCTTCATTGCGCTTGGCCACCAACAGAAAAACCGGGACGCGGCATGAGCGATGCCGTTCTGATCGCTCAGCAAGGCGCGGTGCGCATTCTGACCAACAATAATCCGGCTGCGCGCAACGCGATTACGGCGGCGCTGTACACGGAATTGGCAGCCGCACTGAGCGCAGCGGAAAGCGATCCCGGCGTGGGAGCCATTGTATTGACTGGCGCAGGCGATTTTTTCTGTTCCGGCGGCGATCTGAAACAACTGGCGACGCGCCGCGAATTGCCGGTTCCACAACGGCGCGAAAAAATTGAGAATCTGCACAATCTGATTCGCGCTATCCGTCGCTGTAGCAAGCCGGTGGTGGCGGCGGTCGAAGGTGGTGCGGCCGGTGCGGGGCTGTCACTGGCGCTGTGCTGCGACATGCTGGTGTCGGCGCGCAATGCCCTGTTTTCAGCGGCTTATGTGAAAGTCGGATTAACGCCGGATGGCGGCGCGACAGCGTTTCTGGCCGAGTTTGTTTCACGCCAGATTCTGACCGAACTCTGTCTGACCGGCGAACGGATCAGCGGCGAGCGACTGCATGCGCTGGGCGCGGTCAATCGTCTGGCTGAACCGGGTGCGGCGCTGACCGACGCCATTGCGCTGGCGCAGCAAATTGCGACCGGGCCGCTGCGTGCGACGGCGCGTATCAAGCAGCTCTGTCAGCACGCTTACGGCGCCGATCTGGAAGCGCAGATGGAACTTGAAGCCACTTTGATGGCGGTCTCGCAAGGCGACGATGAAGCGGCGGAAGGCATCGCCTCTTTTTTTGCGAAGCGCCCGGCTGATTTCGTCACGCTGCGCGGGAAACCGAACGGGTCGTAATACCACAGGTCTTTTCCACGCCACCTCACACCTCTGTCCGTCTTTCTGGCGGCAGCTATTTTTGAATCTTTGGAGTTGGCATGTCCGATACACCTTCTTTGTTGCCCTTATCCGGCATTCGCGTGCTCGATCTTTCCCGCGTGCTGGCCGGGCCCTGGTGTGGCATGGTGCTGGGCGATTTCGGCGCCGAAGTGATCAAGGTCGAACATCCTGAGCGCGGCGACGATACCCGCGATTGGGGCTTGCGCATCGGCAACACCGAGACCGCTTATTTCAACAGCGTTAACCGTAACAAGCGCTCCATCTGCCTCGATCTGCAAACGCCGGAGGGTCAGCAGATTGCCCAGGATCTGGCGCAGCAATGCGATGTGGTGATCCACAACTTCAAGTTCGGCGGCATCGACAAACTCGGGCTTGGTTATGCGCAGTTGAGCAAAGACCATCCCGAGCTGATTTACTGCTCGATCACCGGCTACGACACCAGCGGCCCGGAAGCGGCGCGGCCGGGCTACGATCTGGTGGTGCAAGGCGAATCGGGACTGATGGCGATCAACGGCGAGGCGCACCAGCCGCCGCTGAAATTCGGCGTTGCTGCGGTCGATTTGTTTACTGGCATGTATTCGGCGCAAGCAATTCTGGCGGCGCTGTTTGAGCGTCAGCGCACCGGCAAAGGACGTCATATCGAAATGGCGCTCTACGATTGCGGGCTGATGATTACCTCGTATTACGGGCTGGAATCGCTGTTGCTGGGACAGGATGTGCCGCGCTACGGCAACGCCCACCCGTCCATCGTTCCCTACGGCGTGTTCGATGCGGAAGATGGCCCGCTGGTCATCACGGTCGGCAACAATAGCCAGTTCGCGCGCTTTTGCTGCGAAGTGATCGAACGCCCCGATCTGGCGGAGGACGAACGCTTCAAGAACAACATCGGCCGCTCTGCCAACCGCGCCATCCTGATGCCGGAACTCACTCGTGAGATTGGCTCCCGCAAACGCAAGCTCTTGCTGGAACGACTGACTGCCGCCAAGATTCCCTGCGGCGAAGTGCTGGGTCTGCATGAGGCATTGACCTCAAAGCGGACGAACGACGCTGGTTTGGTCACGACTCACGCCCATCCTGTCGCCGGCAGCGTCAAGGTGCTCGCGCCGCCTTATCGTTTCGACGGCGAGCGCCTACCGGTGCGCAGCGCGCCGCCGGAATTGGGCGAAGGGACTAAGCAGGTGCTGCAATCGATGTTGGGCTTGTCGGATGAAAAACTGGCGGCGCTGAAGGCGAATGGGGTGGTGTGACGGGGAACCCATTCATTCACCCGGCCTGCGCCCGGATCCTTCGATACGGGACTGCGTCCCTACTCAGGACGAACGGTAGGTGAGTTGGGACGCGCGGGTTTTATTCAGGATGAACGATAGGTGAGTTGGGACGCGCCAGTTTTATCCTGTCGCGGGCAGGGTCAAGGTGCTCGCGCCGCCTTATCGTTTTGACGGCGAGCGCCTACCGGTGCGCAGCGCGCCGCCGGAATTGGGCGAAGGGACTAAGCAGGTGCTGCAATCGATGTTGGGCTTGTCGGATGAAAAACTGGCGGCGCTGAAGGCGAGTGGGGTGGTGTGACGGGGAACCCATTCATTCGCCCGGCCTGCGGCCGGATCCTTCGATACGGGACTGCGTCCCTACTCAGGACGAACGGTAGGTGAATTGGGACGCGCCGGTTTTACTCAGGATGAACGGTAGGTGAGTTAGGACGCGCCGGTTTTATCCTGTCGCCGGCAGCGTCAAGGTGCTCGCGCCGCCTTATCGTTTCGACGGCGAGCGCCTACCGGTGCGCAGCGCGCCGCCGGAATTGGGCGAAGGGACTAAGCAGGTGCTGCAATCGATGTTGGGCTTGTCGGATGAAAAACTGGCGGCGCTGAAGGCGAGTGGGGTGGTGTGACGGGGAACCCATTCATTCGCCCGGCCTACGGCCGGATCCTTCGATACGGGACTGCGTCCCTACTCAGGACGAACGGTAGGTGAGTTGGGACGCGCCGGTTTTATTCAGGATGAACGATAGGTGAGTTGGGACGCGCGGGTTTTACTCAGGACGAACGATAGGCGGATTAATGGACTTTTCCCAAGCCAAACGGCAAGTGAATTAAGGGGATTTTTCAGGCCGAACGGGTGGTGGATTAGTTTATTTTTTCCAGAACTAACGGTCGAGAGGTAGTGAGCTTGTCAGGACGGCGTGCTGGAAAATTGCGGGACTGTTTGGCGCACAACAAACCGTTCGTCCTGAGTAGGCGCTACGCGCCGTATCGAAGGATCCGGCCGCAGGCCGGGCTGGCGCAAACTCATACGCCCGCCCCCACTCAGCTAAACGCCACAATCCCGGTAATGGCGCGACCGATGATCAACGCGTGCACATCATGCGTACCTTCGTAGGTATTGACCACTTCCAGATTCACCAGATGCCGGATCACGCCGTACTCGTCGCTGATGCCGTTGCCGCCCAGCATGTCACGCGCTAAGCGAGCGATGTCCAGCGCCTTGCCGCAACTGTTGCGCTTCATGATGGAGGTAATCTCCACCGCGTCCGTGCCTTCGTCCTTCATCCGTCCCAGTCGCAGACAGCCTTGCAGGCCGAGTGTGATTTCGGTCAGCATGTCGGCCAGTTTTTTCTGGATCAGTTGGTTCGCGGCCAGCGGCCGGCCGAACTGCTTGCGGTCCATCGTGTATTGCCGTGCCTTGAGGTAGCAATCTTCCGCTGCGCCTAGCGCGCCCCAGGCGATGCCGTAACGTGCGCTGTTGAGGCAGGTGAACGGGCCTTTCAATCCGCGCACTTCAGGAAAGGCGTTTTCTTCAGGACAGAACACGCCGTCCATGACGATTTCGCCAGTGATGCTGGTGCGCAAACCGACTTTGCCGTGAATCGCCGGCGTGGTCAGTCCCTTCCAGCCTTTTTCCAGCACGAAGCCGCGAATCGCACCTTCGTCGTCCTTGGCCCACACCACAAAAACATCGGCAATCGGGCTATTGGTGATCCACATTTTGGAACCGCTCAGCGAATAGCCGCCCGGCACCTTGGTGGCGCGCGTGATCATGCTGCCGGGGTCGGAGCCATGATCGGGTTCGGTCAGGCCGAAACAGCCTATCCATTCGCCGCTCGCCAGTTTCGGCAAGTATTTTTGCTTGGTGGCTTCGCTGCCGAATTCATTGATCGGCACCATGACCAGCGAGGACTGCACGCTCATCATCGAGCGGAATCCTGAATCGACGCGCTCGACTTCACGCGCTACCAGTCCGTAACAGACATAGTTCAGACCAGATCCGCCGTAGGCTTCAGGAATGGTGACGCCGAGCAAACCGAGTTCGCCCATTTCGCGGAAGATGCCCGCGTCGGTGCGCTCATGGCGGAAAGATTCCAGCACACGCGGCACCAGACGATCCTGGCAGTACGCTTGCGCGGCTTCGCGCACCGCCCGTTCTTCGCTAGTCAGTTGCTCATCGAGCAGCAGGGGGGAATTCCACTGAAATACATTCTTAGCCATCTGTTTGCCTAGTGTGTGGGCACCGACGATGGCATGGGCTGCCAGACGGACGGTGCGGGATTGTTATTGAGTCATGTTAGGTTGTCGTCGCCATTGGCGCAAACGATTTTTTTGCACGCAGACATGCGTATCATGCATATCTTTGCGTATGCTACTGATACAAATTTATCCAATCGCTTTCAATTCATTCTGATTGAGCATGTTATGTCCCGCACCATTCCGCTACTGCAATCACTGACCTGCTTTGAAGCCGCTGCGCGTCACAAGAGTTACACCCATGCGGCGCACGAACTGGCGCTGTCCCAAAGTGCGGTATCGCGGCAGATTGCTGCGCTGGAGGCTTTCCTCGGTATTGCGCTCTTCCGACGCACGCGACACGGCGTGGTGCTGACCCCGGCGGGCGCGGCCTATGCGCGGCAGGTCAGCGCCCGGCTGGAGGGTCTGGAACGCGATACGCTCGATACCATGGCGCATCAGGGCAGTGGCGGTGCGGTGCATCTGGCTGCCGTGCCGACTTTTGCCACGCGCTGGCTGTTGCCGCGCTTGCCGGAACTGGCGCGCCAGCATCCCGACATCACTATTCATATTGATGCCAGCACCCGCCCGTTCCTGTTCGCCGATAGCGAATACGATGCCGCGCTGTATGCCGGCACCAGCGAACAAGTGAGCAACTGGCCGGGAACGCAGGCGGCGCTGCTGATGCATGAGGATGTGGTGCCGGTAGCGAGTCCGCGTTTATTGGCAACGCGGAAAGTCTGGCAGCCGCAGGACATTACGCGCCTGCCCTTGTTGCAGCAAAGCACGCGTCCGAAAGCGTGGCGGCAGTGGTTCGATGAAATGGAAGTCAGTTCCGAACTGGCGCTGCACGGCCCTCGTTATGAATTGTTTTCGATGCTGGCGACGGCTGCCTCGCACGGACTGGGCGTCGCGCTGATGCCGAGTATGTTGGTGGAATCGGAGTTGGCGCGGGGAGAGTTACAAATTGTATGCAACCGGCCCTTGCGCGGAAAACGTGGGTATTATCTGGTCACGCCGGAAGCCGCACAGGAGAAAACTGCTCTGACGCAATTCCGGCAGTGGTTGCAGCAACATGCCGCCGGCGATCCTCTGAGGGAATAAGAACGATGAAGATAAAAATGATCCTGAGCTTGCTGTTGCTTGGCTGCGTGGGAGCGACCGTTTCCGGCTGCGGCGTGGTCGCCGCCCCCTGCCGTGTCGCCTCGGCGGTGATCAAAATGGTGCCGGTCGTAGGGGGCGTTGCGGCATTGCCTACCGATGGCTGCGCAGCAGTGATCGACTAAAACTGGCAAATGCACTGGCCGATCCACTGACAAATGTGCTGACAAACGCTAAGACTCCACCGCATCCTGATTTTTTAACCGATGATGCAAGCGCCGGATACCCATCCAGACCGCGCCGCACACCAGCGGCAATAACAGGCCAATGGTCTGATCGACCGGCACTGCCAGACCCCAGCCTTTGAGCGCCTTCAAGCCGTAACCGGCAAGACCCAGCCCGTAGTAAGAGATCGCCACCACCGATAGCCCCTCCACCGCTTGCTGCATTTGCAGTTGCAGTCGCGCACTGCGGCTGAGGCTGTGCAGCACGCGCTGACTTTGCCGCTCCTGCGCCAGATTGACATGGGTATGCAGCATGTCGTTGGCGCGGCTGATTTTCATCGCGATAGCTTCTTGCCGCGCTGCGACCGAGATACAGGTATCCATCGCCGGCGCCAGCCGCCGTTCCATGAATTCACCGATGGTCGGGATGCCTTCAATCCGGCGTTCGCGCAATTCACCGATGCGTGCGCCGACAATGCGGTAATACGCCTGCGCAGCGCTGAAGCGGTAGCCGGACTTGAAAGACATGCTGCGGATTTGCGCGTCGAGCCGGGAAATTTCTTGCAGCAAACTTTCGGCATCGCCATCGATCTCCAGGGTACTCATACGTACGCCAAGCGCCGTCAGGTCTTCTTCTACCCGTGCCAGCAGCGCCGTACCTTGGCGCGCATGCGGCAAAGCCAGCAGCGCCATCATCAGATAGGTTTCGATTTCGCAAATGCGCTGCACCAGCCGACCCATTTGGGATTCCTGCAAGCCGACATCGCGGATCAGGTAACGGGAAAAGCCATCCGGCCCGATCAGAAAGTCGCTCCAGATTTCGCCGTCAGACAGGACCTTGCTGCCCACCATGGGCAAGCTGGGAAAAATCGTTCTGAAGCTGTGATCATCGACACGGTCAAGACTGGTGCGGGCCGTCGCGATATGCGACGCAACGATGACGGCGGAGTCCAGTAGCGCCAGCCAGTCGGCGGGGACATGACGCATGGCTGTCAGGACGAAATCCGGTTGATCGTTTTCTGTGTTGTCTGCGACGACTGGCTCAACGAAGGTATAGGTCGAAAATTCGGCGTGCTTTTCCCACTTGATGCGGAAATGGCCAAAGTCATGAAAGAAATGCTGTGCGTCGGCATGCGGCACGGCGACGCCGAAGCGTGTGCATAGCGCATCGAGCAGCACGTGATGCGAGCGTTCGCGTTCTTCGTAATGAATGGCGAGATGGGAAATCCGGGCCGGTGCGTCAAACACCATGAAGGGGCGGGAATGGATTTCACTGGCCAGCGCCAGACGCAAGGGATGGTTCATGTGCGCGTTCAAATTGGTCATGTTTTTTCGCAAGAATGGAGAATCATCTTGCCTTGCCAGTCCTGTCCGGGAAGAAGCTGTGTCGTCCGCAGTATGTTGCCGGACTCGACACAAAGCATGGAGGCATATTCATCGTCGCCAAAATCGCTCATGGCAAGCGCTTTTTCCTGCCAGGGATTCCACACCACCACATCGTCCATGGCGGTCTTGCGAATCTGCATGGTTCGTTGCGCGACTTCGTCGTCGATGAAAATAGCATTCCCGGTGTGCGCGAAAATAGCGTCGATTTCCTGATCGAAACGGAGTGCTGCGGCATCGCTGATACGCGCCGGCAATTCTGGCTGCTGCAAGGACAGTTGGGAAGCCCCCTGCAGGCCTCTGACTTGCGCCTGCCGGATATCGGCAACAGAGAAATACGAATGCAAAGCGAGCTGAAAATCAAACGGCGCATCGCCGGTATTGAGAACAGAGAGGGTGAGCTGCAAGGAGGAGGAAGAAAGCGTGACGACCAGTGACAGCTCGAAATGACCGGGCCACAG harbors:
- a CDS encoding DUF6726 family protein; translated protein: MILSLLLLGCVGATVSGCGVVAAPCRVASAVIKMVPVVGGVAALPTDGCAAVID
- a CDS encoding acyl-CoA dehydrogenase, which translates into the protein MAKNVFQWNSPLLLDEQLTSEERAVREAAQAYCQDRLVPRVLESFRHERTDAGIFREMGELGLLGVTIPEAYGGSGLNYVCYGLVAREVERVDSGFRSMMSVQSSLVMVPINEFGSEATKQKYLPKLASGEWIGCFGLTEPDHGSDPGSMITRATKVPGGYSLSGSKMWITNSPIADVFVVWAKDDEGAIRGFVLEKGWKGLTTPAIHGKVGLRTSITGEIVMDGVFCPEENAFPEVRGLKGPFTCLNSARYGIAWGALGAAEDCYLKARQYTMDRKQFGRPLAANQLIQKKLADMLTEITLGLQGCLRLGRMKDEGTDAVEITSIMKRNSCGKALDIARLARDMLGGNGISDEYGVIRHLVNLEVVNTYEGTHDVHALIIGRAITGIVAFS
- a CDS encoding oxepin-CoA hydrolase, alternative type, coding for MSDAVLIAQQGAVRILTNNNPAARNAITAALYTELAAALSAAESDPGVGAIVLTGAGDFFCSGGDLKQLATRRELPVPQRREKIENLHNLIRAIRRCSKPVVAAVEGGAAGAGLSLALCCDMLVSARNALFSAAYVKVGLTPDGGATAFLAEFVSRQILTELCLTGERISGERLHALGAVNRLAEPGAALTDAIALAQQIATGPLRATARIKQLCQHAYGADLEAQMELEATLMAVSQGDDEAAEGIASFFAKRPADFVTLRGKPNGS
- a CDS encoding CoA transferase; translated protein: MSDTPSLLPLSGIRVLDLSRVLAGPWCGMVLGDFGAEVIKVEHPERGDDTRDWGLRIGNTETAYFNSVNRNKRSICLDLQTPEGQQIAQDLAQQCDVVIHNFKFGGIDKLGLGYAQLSKDHPELIYCSITGYDTSGPEAARPGYDLVVQGESGLMAINGEAHQPPLKFGVAAVDLFTGMYSAQAILAALFERQRTGKGRHIEMALYDCGLMITSYYGLESLLLGQDVPRYGNAHPSIVPYGVFDAEDGPLVITVGNNSQFARFCCEVIERPDLAEDERFKNNIGRSANRAILMPELTREIGSRKRKLLLERLTAAKIPCGEVLGLHEALTSKRTNDAGLVTTHAHPVAGSVKVLAPPYRFDGERLPVRSAPPELGEGTKQVLQSMLGLSDEKLAALKANGVV
- a CDS encoding LysR family transcriptional regulator, with protein sequence MSRTIPLLQSLTCFEAAARHKSYTHAAHELALSQSAVSRQIAALEAFLGIALFRRTRHGVVLTPAGAAYARQVSARLEGLERDTLDTMAHQGSGGAVHLAAVPTFATRWLLPRLPELARQHPDITIHIDASTRPFLFADSEYDAALYAGTSEQVSNWPGTQAALLMHEDVVPVASPRLLATRKVWQPQDITRLPLLQQSTRPKAWRQWFDEMEVSSELALHGPRYELFSMLATAASHGLGVALMPSMLVESELARGELQIVCNRPLRGKRGYYLVTPEAAQEKTALTQFRQWLQQHAAGDPLRE
- a CDS encoding DUF3422 domain-containing protein — encoded protein: MTNLNAHMNHPLRLALASEIHSRPFMVFDAPARISHLAIHYEERERSHHVLLDALCTRFGVAVPHADAQHFFHDFGHFRIKWEKHAEFSTYTFVEPVVADNTENDQPDFVLTAMRHVPADWLALLDSAVIVASHIATARTSLDRVDDHSFRTIFPSLPMVGSKVLSDGEIWSDFLIGPDGFSRYLIRDVGLQESQMGRLVQRICEIETYLMMALLALPHARQGTALLARVEEDLTALGVRMSTLEIDGDAESLLQEISRLDAQIRSMSFKSGYRFSAAQAYYRIVGARIGELRERRIEGIPTIGEFMERRLAPAMDTCISVAARQEAIAMKISRANDMLHTHVNLAQERQSQRVLHSLSRSARLQLQMQQAVEGLSVVAISYYGLGLAGYGLKALKGWGLAVPVDQTIGLLLPLVCGAVWMGIRRLHHRLKNQDAVES